Proteins encoded together in one Lathyrus oleraceus cultivar Zhongwan6 chromosome 5, CAAS_Psat_ZW6_1.0, whole genome shotgun sequence window:
- the LOC127085221 gene encoding uncharacterized protein LOC127085221, which yields MDTVLSPNAKEQSIATTNKQIKIKTPKKNKRGGNSNFTSNTYAGLLNLPPHKQQPPLLPLPRASSILHHKPLLPRSLNTQTLSPTPKKSKPKKREQSKKRSGPEFLMVNPWGPDPKDLPKNLPVVIGTGNMDVFSEKVFNLAPPPSSLPLPKFSMRTKLSCNTEAAAAVAGSFVDDGATNNLRRLLRLR from the coding sequence ATGGACACCGTTTTGAGTCCAAACGCAAAGGAACAATCCATTGCTACAACAAACAAGCAAATCAAAATCAAAACTCCAAAGAAAAACAAACGAGGGGGTAATAGTAATTTCACTTCTAACACCTATGCTGGTCTTTTGAATCTTCCTCCACACAAACAACAACCGCCTCTCTTACCTCTGCCACGTGCTTCTTCAATCCTTCATCACAAACCTTTGCTTCCACGAAGCCTCAACACTCAAACTTTGTCTCCGACACCTAAGAAATCGAAACCAAAAAAGAGAGAACAATCAAAGAAGAGATCGGGACCGGAGTTTCTTATGGTTAATCCATGGGGACCCGACCCGAAAGACCTTCCCAAAAATTTACCTGTTGTTATTGGAACTGGAAACATGGACGTTTTTTCAGAGAAGGTTTTCAATCTAGCTCCACCGCCTAGTAGCTTGCCGTTGCCAAAGTTTTCTATGAGAACGAAACTCAGTTGCAACACAGAAGCTGCTGCGGCTGTGGCGGGTAGTTTTGTTGACGACGGAGCAACAAACAATCTCCGGCGTCTTCTACGTCTCCGGTGA